The genomic DNA CGGAAGAGTTCTAGACACACTCGTCTTCCGCTTCGCATCTCCCTTCACAGCGACGCTATCCGCTCGCCATCTGCAGATTCAACAGACCAAAACAACCGAAACTTAGCTTCGAGTTTGGTGCGTTGGCAGTAGTTGGATAGCGTGACTATAATTCACTACTCGGTGATGCCTCTCTCCCTGAGCTGAGTTCTTCTCCACCGAGGATAGACTGGAGTTGTTCGGGCGGATCTAGTCCTCGCCGTTTCCACGTGGCCAACATGGTCGTGATCGTCTCGTGAATCTGGACCCCTTCAGCTGAGCGGAGAGTCCGGAACATCTTCCGCAGCACAACTTGCTCGCGCAGAGCGCGCTCTGCGCGATTATTCGTCGAATCGACGTCTGGCTCTGTAACGAACGTCAGCCAGTTCCCTAACCCGTTCCTGATCTTCTCGATCAGCTTTTTGACCTCCTGTGCCTCGTAGTCTTCCCTGATCAGGCCTTCCAGATGTAACGACGCCTCCGCCCGCTTTTGCTCGCGGGCGGAGGCGGACGGATCCTCCTCGTCGAACGCCGTTAAATCGTCGTGGAGAGCGTGTAACTCCTCAGACAACCTCTCTGCTTCCTCGTACCGTTCAGCAACGTACTCCGCCTCCCGCAACAGATGTGCCCAGCACCGCTGGAGCTTCGTGTGATAGCTCGGATACGCTGACCACCCGTCACAGCTGAGCGTCGAGTCCTCGGCGAATTCCTCGCCGAGGACGTCCTCTAACACCTGGCTTCCACGACTCTCATCAACCCAGAACAACACTTCTTCGTCAGTAACGAACGTCCACGCCCAGTGTTGCTCTCCGTCAACAGGAAATCCCGTTTCATCGCAGTAGACGACGTCACTTTCCTGAATACGGGCTTTGACATCGTCATACGCGGGTCGCAGCCGGTCTGCGACCCGCTTGGTCAGGTTGTAGATCGTCCGATGAGAGATGGGTGTATCGAGCTCCCAGTCAAACAGCTCCGCCTGTTTACGGTTTGGAAGTCGCTGATGGAACCTACCGAGGGCGGTTTGGGCCATGATATTTGGCCCAAACCGCCCGGTTTCCGGGCAGTCTGGATGTTCAGCAACGACTTCGTTTCCACAGGAACAGCGGTGTTTGCCGAGTTCGTACTCGATGACAGTGGTTGGAATAGGGAGAGGTATGTCGATAATCGTCCGTGAGATGTAGCTGTCCGGGTTAGAGAGGATTTGCTCACAGTCTGGGCAATATCCCTGATCGACTCGAATAGTCTCCTCTGGTTCCGGAGGCGATCGAGTTGTTCCTTCGTGACCTTCGTCACGTCCTGGAGAGGAGTCGCTGGCGGCGTCAGCGTCGCCGCCAGCGTCGTCCCCTTGGTCTTCGTTTTCTTCCTCGTCGCTGTCATCGTTACCAGGTGATCCAGCCGCGCCACCCTGCTTACTGGGTGGTGTGTTTGGGTTTTCGTACCGCTTGAGGCGAGTCTCAAGTTCCTCTATCTGCTGTTGCTTTGCAGTGAGTTGGCGACGGAGAAGACGGTTCTCAAGCTTTTGGACGACGAGTTGCTGGCGGAGATACGTACTGTTCTCGGTGCGGATCGCGGAATCTATCGATTCCGGCGATCCGCCAATCCCCAGCGACACACTTAGTTCACCATTGAGAGACCATCCATGAGACTGCTACGAAATCGATCTGACGGCAAATCGCTATCCAACCACCGTTGGCATAATACTACGGGCGGAATATTACTAATTCAATATTATATAATATTATATTTATGATTAAATTTAAAATGCCCCATATTATTAGATGCGGTAATAGGATAGAAAGCTTAATTTCGTAGTTTATAGTCTATTCCGATAGTTGTAGCTCTACAACAGGAGTCGTGCTGATTCAATCCACCGTCGTGTCGTACGTGAAAGAACCATTAATGCGATGCACGAAAAATGGAGTCCACAATGGCTAATTGGCATGCTCAACAATCAGCGATAATCAGCGACTGTGATATCGATGACGGAACGGAGATATCTGATTTCACAGTAATAGATGGATGTAAAATAGGGAACGGCTGTAAAATATGGCGATTCGTGAATCTCTACGGGTGCGAACTCGGCGACGAATGCATGGTGGGTTCGAACGTAGAGATTCAAGAAGGTGTGACGGTTGGAGATCGGTGCCGAATTCAGTCCCACGCGTTCGTGTGCTCTCGTGTAACGATCGAAGACGATGTCTTCGTGAGCCACGGGGCGAAGTTCGTAAACGACAGGTATCCCCCGAGCGGAGATTCAGACGATTGGGAAGAAACTATCGTGCGAGAAGGCGCGTCTGTTGGTACGAATGTGACTCTACTGCCGGTCGAAGTTGGAGAAAACGCGATCGTCGGTGCCGGTGCTGTGGTCGTCGATGACGTCCCGCCGAATGCTATCGTGGCCGGAAATCCAGCAGAAGTAATCAGCTATCAGGACGCGTGAGTGGCGTCTCGTCGATCGCTCTGTTCCCCGTAATTCGATAAATTCCGCTCTGTGCCGGCAAATGATTTGCCCGAGCCGATGATCGTTACAGTTCGATCGTCTCGTTCCGTTCTGCTGACTCCTCAGCACGCTCGAGCAGTTCGACGGTCTTCGCGCCGATCTCGCCGTCGGCAAGCGGATCACGTCCTTCGCAAGATGCCGTCAGGAAGTCCTCGATTTCCTGCCTGAGGGGCTCGTACCCCTCGACTTCGTAGGTCGTCGATCCCTCGTCCTGTGCCCGCAGGGCGTCACCCTCTCGGACGACGCTGGCGTCGTAGATCGTCAGTTCGGTGTCGGCCAGGTAATCGAGATGTGCAGTGCGCTCGGACCCGACAACGACGAGGTCGCGTCGCTTCCCGAAGACCGGGATCTGCCAGGATTCGTTGATGATGCCGGTGACGCCCCCGTACCCGAGAACGAGCGTAGCCGTTTCATCGATGTCGTCCCTGACGTGTCGATCGAGTCGGCAGAAGAGGTGATCGGGCGTCCTCTCGAGCAACATGTTGTAGATGTCGACGTCGTGGACGGCGAGCGAGTACAGCGCGCCGGTTGTCGCTCGCGGCGCGCGGAAGGTCGATCTGGTGGTCGTCAGGTATTTGATCTGGCCGAGCTCGCCGCGGTCGATCCGGCGTTCGAGCCCCCGGAGCGCCGGATGGTACCTGAAGATGTGCCCGACGCCGAGGGTCCGACCGTTCTCTGACGCAGTATCGACAATGTCCCACGCGTCGTCGCTTGACAGGGCAAGAGGCTTCTCGACGAGGCAATCGATGCCGGACTCCAAGAGAGTGGTAGCGATCTCCCTGTGGGTCGTCGACGGCGTCGCGATCACGGCCGTATCGACGCCGATGTCACTGAGCTGACTATGGTCAGTGACGTACTCCAGCCCGTAATCGGACGCGAGGTCCCGCACTCGCGTCTTGTCGATGTCGCACAGGACGACGTCATCGAGGACGCCGGCCTCCTCGAGTTCCGACGCCACGCGGACGTGGTTCGATCCCCAGTAGCCCGTCCCGATAACTGCGTGTGTCGTCATGCGTCCACCTCAAACGATCGGATCGCGTCGACCACGTGATCGATCTCTTCCGTCGAGAGCTGCGGATGCATCGGCAACGAGACGGTTCGGCGACAGTACTCTTCGGCAACGGGCGCGTCGACCGAACCGACGCGGTCGCGGACAGCAGGCTGCTCGTGGACTGCCCGGTCGTAGTGGATCCCGGTGTCGACGACGTGGTCGTCCAGATGGGCGCGGAACGCCGACCGCTCGTCAGCGGGCACCTGAACGGGATAGTGATGATAGACGTGCTCAGCGTTGTCGTACGAAGCGGGGGTGACCAGCCAGTCGACATTCGCGAGTCGCTCGTCGTAGGCACCAGCGGCTCGCTGACGCCCCTCTGACCAGTCCGGCAGCGCGTCGAGCTGGTGGCGCCCGACTGCGGCCTTGATCTCGTCGAGTCGGTAGTTGAGCCCAAGGACTACGTGCTTGCCCTCCTCGTTTCGACCGTGGTTTCGGAGCGCACGCGCCTCGTCCGCGATCGCCGGGTCGTCAGTCGTAATCATACCGCCGTCGCCGCCGACGGTCATGTTCTTCGTTGGATAGAACGAGAAGCACCCGACGTCACCGATGCTGCCAACCACCTGCCCGTCGTACTCAGCGAGGTGGGCCTGTGCAGCGTCCTCTACGACGGGGAGGTCGTACTCCGCCGCGATGTCGGTGATGGGATCCATATCGGCCGGCTGCCCGTGCATATGCGTGACAACGATGGCAGCAGGATCCTCTGCGGCCCGGATCTTCTCCCGCAACTGGGCCGGGTCCATCGTGTACCGGTCCGGATCGACGTCGACGAATCGCGGCGCCGCATCGAGTTCGAGAACAGGCGAGACGGTAGCGAAGTACGTGTGCGCCGGCGCGAACACTTCGTCACCCGGTCCAATCCCGATCGCTTTCATCGCAAGCAAAAGCGCGGCGGTTCCGTTCGAGACGCCGACTGCGTGGTCGACCTCAGAGGCCGTCGCAAACTCGCTCTCGAACTGCTCCAGAACGGGCCCTTTCACGTAGCGGCCGCTGTCCAAGACGTCGGCCACGTCGTCGACGGTCTCTTGATCCATGTAGATGTCTGTAAACGATATATTATCTACCATTCTCTCTGAGTGGGCTTCGTCGTTCGGATGTAAAGTAACCTTCCATCGATTAGCGAACCGTCCGAACGGGGCGAGATTACGGCCTCTGATCAGCTAATTATAGATGTTGAATGTCCAGACCGTCGGTCGGCATACGGGACCGCCGGTCGGCGGTTAGCTCACCGTGCCGAGCCAGACTGAGAAATCACGGTCCTTTTGTGGACGCCCGCTCGTCCACGGGTATGGACGGGAAACCGAATGTTATCGTTCTCTCGGCGGATTCACTGTCGCAGGCGTACTTCTCTGACCGCGCAACTCGTCTGGGGGAGACGGTCGACGGAACGGTCTTCACGGACGCGGTGGCGACGGCCTCCGACACGAACTCGGCGATGCCGGGCCTGGCGGCCGGCGTGTACTCCGATACCGTCTCCGGTTGGGGGCTCCCGGAGGGCGACGATCGCCCAGTGACCCTCGCCGAGCAACTGCAGGCCGTGGGCTACGACTGCGGGCTCTGGACTGACAACTTCCTGTTCGGCGAAGAGTACAACTACACCGACGGGTTCGACTACGGGAACGCCGGGAAGCCGACGTGGAAGAAGTCGCTGGTGAACGTCATCAAGGACTACTTCCCCGACGCAGCCCTGCGGGCATCCGAAGCGGCGTACTTCCGCCTGTTCAAGCCCGCAGTCAACGCGGTGCAGTCGGACGAGTCGTTCTACCTGAGCGCCGAGGAACTCAATCGAGAGGCGACTGAGTGGCTCCAACAACGGTCCGACGGGAACTACTTCCTGCGGATCCACTACATGGACCCACACCACCCCTACGAGCCGCCACAGGAATACGTCGCCGAGATCGAGGCGGAGACGGGCTTTTCACGGTCGGAACTCGGGAACCTCAGCAGGCGCCACATCAAGTCAGGCGGCGAGGACGTTACCGAGGAGGAATTGGCCGCGATCAGGGCAGTGTACGACGCCAGTTGCGAGTACCTGTTCGACGAGGTTGACGCGTTCGTCCGGGATCTGGTTGAGCGCGGCGCGTTCGATCCGGACGAGGACGTGTTCGTATTCACGGCGGATCACGGCGAGGCGCTCAATCCGGAGAAACACGGTATGATGGGACACGTCCCCCCGGCTTTCTGGGAGGAGATCGTCAACGTCCCGCTGGTCGTCAGCCATCCCGACTGGAGCCCCGGGCACGTCGATGAACAGGTCAGCCTCATCGATCTAGTCCCGACAGTACTGGACGCGGCGGGCGTCGACGTCCCGGAGACGACTGAGGGAGAAGCCGCTGTCGACCCTCTTGAGTTGCGCCGCGAAACCGCACTGTTCGTCTCCGAATGGCGAAGTGACGAGGGCACGGCGTGGAACGCCTACCGCGGCGCACGCTCCGAGTCGGCGAAACTGTTCGGCGCGCGTCTCCGGGCGGGCGACAGGTGCGTCGCGACGTCGCTCACTGACGGCACCGAGACAGTCGACAGCGACGTCGCTTCGGAATCGGATCTGGTGCTATCCGACGAACACGAACCGCTCCTCGCAGCGGTCCGAGAGCGAGGGGGCGCCGTGAGCGGTTCTGGCGATGAAGTGGACGCCGGCGTGGAAGATCACCTCAGGAACCTGGGATACGTGGACTGAGGTCGGGCCGAGGGAGCAACACGGCGACGACTAGCAGAAACGCGAACCCGTTCGTCAGGATCGCAACGATAGGGTCACTGTTCTCGAAGGTAATGACGTACCCAGTCAGCATCGCACCGGTGATTCGCAGATCCACGCCGCGCGACGCCGAGTCGTACAGCCAGAGGAGGCCGACGAACAGGAGAGTGAAGAGTGCAATGCCAGCGAGGTCGAAGGCGGCGAAGCCGCGCGCCCAGAGGTTCGCGTTCACGCTCCGTGTCGGGTCGCCGAAGTAGTGGCGGCCGATCAGGTACGGGACTGACAGATCGAATGGGTACTCGAAAAAGGGGCGGCCGAAGATGCGATCCGACACCAGCACGAGGGGCTTGTCGCGGAAGTACTCGAAATAGTAGCTCAGGTGGATGCCAGGGGTGAGCACGAATCGCCGCACCAGGACGAGCGGCCGTACGAGGCCCGCAACCGCGTACGCGGCGACAGCCCCGGCCACGAACGAGCAGATGCCGGCGAGGGTGTAGACGGGGAACAGGCGCTGATCGCCCTCAAGGCAGAACCACACGAACCCGAGGCCAGCGGGCAGGAACAGCGCAGACTTGTACCCGGTCAGTGAATAAACTAGTAACAGGCCAGTGACACCGAAGACCACGCTCCGAGCGTCCCGGTAGACGATTCCGACCGCCAGGAACGTGGGCATCAAAACGAGGTAGAACCATCTGATCGAGTACGTCACGAGACGCGTCTCGAGTCCGGACAGCGACGCGATCTGTGCGGAGAACCAGTCCCGGGCGACGTAAATTTCTGATAAACCGTGGATCTCGAAGCGCAGGCCGACGTACGAGTGAATGACGAACAACACCCCGAGCGAGGCGAGGAGAACGACCAGCCAGAGGACGGTTCGTCTCGCCGCTCCGAGTCGCTCTCCGATATCTCCGATACCTGGGGAGACAGTGACATACGGCCACCTGTCGTGGAGCGAGAGGAGAATCATCGACCCAAAGACGACCAGAATCGGCGGGATCTGGTTCGCCGCATAACCGAACGGGAGGAACATCATCGCGACGCACGGGACGTAGACGACGAAGTAGACGTACCAGATGACGACGTAACTCGGGCGAGGAACGCCCCATCGCATGGGAACAAGCGGAAGGAGCGAGAACACGTAGATGAACACGAGCACTGGGACGCCGGGGGGCTCGATCGGGAACGCCTCCGCGGGGAACGAAACGGCGTCCATGTACACCGCGGTGCCCACGACGAGGGTCGTGTACAGGACCGCCAGCGCCGGCAGCAGGCCCGGTATCTCGGAGACGTACGTGTCTGCCGTTCGCTTAGTCGATCGCACGAGGCGGACGCCGCGCTTGAACATCTACTAGTAGAGGATCCGTTCTATCGTATAGACCTTGTGAAGCAAATCAGAACTGATACCAGCGCGCGGTTCTACCCTGGTACCAACCGAGCATGAAGGAAGTCTGTGTAATCTCGACTGCGCACTACACGTTCGATCCGCGGATCTTCTATCGGGAATCGGCCGCCCTCGTCGAAGCGGGTTACGACGTCACCTTCGTAACTCATCACGATCGAGACACTGTCCAGGAGGGAATCCAGATCCGATCGCTTGGGACCGCAGAGAGCAGGACCGACCGCTGGAGGGACATCCTGTCCGCTTACCGGACCGCGAGAGACGTCGACGCCGACGTCTATCACTTCCACGACCCAGAACTCATACCCGTCGGTCGTCGCCTGGCCCGAACCACGGACGCCAGAGTGATCTACGACGTCCACGAGGACTATGACACCGTCATCAGGCGCCGCGATTGGATCCCAGATCCCGTGTCGCTGCCGCTGTCGAAGCTCTTCCCCGCAGTCCAGTCAGCCGCTTCCAGCCCATTCGACGCGATCATCGCGGCCACGGACTGGATCGAAGACGACTTCGTCGAACGCGGCCACGAACCGGTCCAGCTTGTTCGGAACTTCCCGCGGATCGAGGACATCGACCTCAACGGCGAAGCGAAGACTCCGGAAGCCGACCTGACGCTCGTGTACGTCGGCTCGTTCGGCGGGAACCACGGGCTACTCCGGATGATCGACCTCGTCGAAGCGCTCCGGGACCGGGACGTGGACGCGGAGCTGTGGGTGATCGGTGAATTCTCGAAACCGTCGTTCGAAGCCACCGTGCGTCGACGGATCGAGACATCACCGCACGGCGAATGGATCAAACTCTTCGGATACATCAACTATACGGATATGTTCGCGTATCTCAACCGGGCGGACATGGGACTGGCCCTCGTCGACAGCGAGCTCTACGAGTACTGCGTTCCCAACAAGGTGTTCGAGTATATGGCGGCGAAACTGCCGGTGATGGTCCCCGACGTCGAGGGGATGCGACGGTACCTGGACGACGCCTGCGGGTTCAGGGTCGACGTCGACGACACGACCGGACAGGCTGGCATCCTGGAGCGGGCCGCCGGCGACGAGATCGACCTCGAAGAGATGGGCGAACGTGGCCGTGAGCGGGTCGAAGAGGCCTACTCCTGGGAGAAAGAGAAAGAGCACCTGCTATCCCTGTACGAGCAGCTATGATTGCGACTATCGGTACTTCCCAACTGGTGTGAGAGCTGAAGCTAAAGCGTTGGTCTCGTGAGGAAGATATCTGTCTGAGTGAATGTGTTCAGCGTCCCTCAACCAGACGGTGTTCTTTCAGACTCAGACGTGAAAGATCTAGCGGAAGACGTCATTTGCCAGCTCCCTTTGCCAGGGATCGAGGGCTGAGTGGTCTGCGAAAGCGTTGACCCCTTTGGAAGCGTATCCTTCTCGATGAATAACAGTCAGTGTGGTTTGTTAGTGCGGCACCTGTCCGAGAAAGAACTCGACCAAGCAATTGAAGCGGCACAGAAAGCGGACGAGACGCGTCTCGTCCGGCGGCTGTGTTTCATCAAGAACCTGTATCAGGGAGATACGCGCGAGCAAGCAGGCCGACGCGTCGTGGATCGAGAGATCCCGACGCGTCGCTGGGAATCGGCGTGGAATGATGGTGGTGTCGAGGGGCTCCGTCCACGCTTCGGCGGCGGTCGGCCGCCGAAGCTCACCCCTCAACAGTAGGACGAACTCCGTACCATTCTCGAAGAAAGCCAGCCGTGGACGCCTAAACAGATTCACGCGCTTATCGAAGACCGCTACAACGTCACGTACCATCCCGCCCATCTAAGCCGGAAACTCCGGGAAGCAGGGATGAACTACGCCAAACCGCGGCCAATGGATCCACGACGACCCAACGATGCTGAAGAGGTTCTCGCCGAGCGCCTGGATGAGGCGCTCGGCGAGGACGATCACGAGGAGAAAGAAGACGAGCCGGTCGTGTTCGGGTTTTTTCGATGAAGCGTGGCCCCAGCCGTTCGACAGTTCTCAGCGAATGTGGTCGTTTGACCGGACAGTGACAATCGAGAAACCGCTTGTAACATTTCCCTGGCGATCGGTCGGCTTCTATGCGTTGACTGGCCAGAGTGTAATTACGTTCAAAGAACGCTTGGTCAAGGAGACGATCGTTGAGGCGCTCGAAGAGATCCGCGAGCAGAACGTCCGACCGGATTCTGCTCGTGGCCGATAACTACGGCTCTCATCACGCGAAGCTCACCCAACAACGGGCCGACGAACTCGGCATCGAGTTCGTCTTCATACCTCCGTATTCGCCGACGCTAAACGCCATTGAACCGCTGTGGAAAGACGTGAAGCGCGAGATCTCGCCAGAGATCTTCGCGGACCAAGACCACTTCAGAGCATTTCTCACCGAGACATTTCTCCGCTTGAGTCACCGACTGAGCTTCGCTACTGACTGGATCGAGACATTCCTTCCAGATGTTCAAAAGTTACGCTGATCACTCGCCAGCCCGCAGCCTTGGGCAAGTAACCAATGAGCAACAGCATTCGCCTAGAACGGTGTAGGTCAGCCTTCTTACTCCGGATCTCTTCACCTGTGAACCCTATTTCGCCCTTCACTTAGCTACCACACCAGCGTTTGCTCCAGCTGCCTGTGACTCAGCACAACTCACGAAGCGACGTTCGGGAAGTACCGATTATCGTTTCACTCGGAAGGGGACCGGGTACACTTTACACGCGATACAATTGGGTGGAAATACAC from Natrinema sp. HArc-T2 includes the following:
- a CDS encoding Gfo/Idh/MocA family protein, which translates into the protein MTTHAVIGTGYWGSNHVRVASELEEAGVLDDVVLCDIDKTRVRDLASDYGLEYVTDHSQLSDIGVDTAVIATPSTTHREIATTLLESGIDCLVEKPLALSSDDAWDIVDTASENGRTLGVGHIFRYHPALRGLERRIDRGELGQIKYLTTTRSTFRAPRATTGALYSLAVHDVDIYNMLLERTPDHLFCRLDRHVRDDIDETATLVLGYGGVTGIINESWQIPVFGKRRDLVVVGSERTAHLDYLADTELTIYDASVVREGDALRAQDEGSTTYEVEGYEPLRQEIEDFLTASCEGRDPLADGEIGAKTVELLERAEESAERNETIEL
- a CDS encoding acyltransferase, with amino-acid sequence MANWHAQQSAIISDCDIDDGTEISDFTVIDGCKIGNGCKIWRFVNLYGCELGDECMVGSNVEIQEGVTVGDRCRIQSHAFVCSRVTIEDDVFVSHGAKFVNDRYPPSGDSDDWEETIVREGASVGTNVTLLPVEVGENAIVGAGAVVVDDVPPNAIVAGNPAEVISYQDA
- a CDS encoding glycosyltransferase family 4 protein: MKEVCVISTAHYTFDPRIFYRESAALVEAGYDVTFVTHHDRDTVQEGIQIRSLGTAESRTDRWRDILSAYRTARDVDADVYHFHDPELIPVGRRLARTTDARVIYDVHEDYDTVIRRRDWIPDPVSLPLSKLFPAVQSAASSPFDAIIAATDWIEDDFVERGHEPVQLVRNFPRIEDIDLNGEAKTPEADLTLVYVGSFGGNHGLLRMIDLVEALRDRDVDAELWVIGEFSKPSFEATVRRRIETSPHGEWIKLFGYINYTDMFAYLNRADMGLALVDSELYEYCVPNKVFEYMAAKLPVMVPDVEGMRRYLDDACGFRVDVDDTTGQAGILERAAGDEIDLEEMGERGRERVEEAYSWEKEKEHLLSLYEQL
- a CDS encoding IS66 family transposase; protein product: MSLGIGGSPESIDSAIRTENSTYLRQQLVVQKLENRLLRRQLTAKQQQIEELETRLKRYENPNTPPSKQGGAAGSPGNDDSDEEENEDQGDDAGGDADAASDSSPGRDEGHEGTTRSPPEPEETIRVDQGYCPDCEQILSNPDSYISRTIIDIPLPIPTTVIEYELGKHRCSCGNEVVAEHPDCPETGRFGPNIMAQTALGRFHQRLPNRKQAELFDWELDTPISHRTIYNLTKRVADRLRPAYDDVKARIQESDVVYCDETGFPVDGEQHWAWTFVTDEEVLFWVDESRGSQVLEDVLGEEFAEDSTLSCDGWSAYPSYHTKLQRCWAHLLREAEYVAERYEEAERLSEELHALHDDLTAFDEEDPSASAREQKRAEASLHLEGLIREDYEAQEVKKLIEKIRNGLGNWLTFVTEPDVDSTNNRAERALREQVVLRKMFRTLRSAEGVQIHETITTMLATWKRRGLDPPEQLQSILGGEELSSGREASPSSEL
- a CDS encoding DegT/DnrJ/EryC1/StrS family aminotransferase, encoding MVDNISFTDIYMDQETVDDVADVLDSGRYVKGPVLEQFESEFATASEVDHAVGVSNGTAALLLAMKAIGIGPGDEVFAPAHTYFATVSPVLELDAAPRFVDVDPDRYTMDPAQLREKIRAAEDPAAIVVTHMHGQPADMDPITDIAAEYDLPVVEDAAQAHLAEYDGQVVGSIGDVGCFSFYPTKNMTVGGDGGMITTDDPAIADEARALRNHGRNEEGKHVVLGLNYRLDEIKAAVGRHQLDALPDWSEGRQRAAGAYDERLANVDWLVTPASYDNAEHVYHHYPVQVPADERSAFRAHLDDHVVDTGIHYDRAVHEQPAVRDRVGSVDAPVAEEYCRRTVSLPMHPQLSTEEIDHVVDAIRSFEVDA
- a CDS encoding sulfatase-like hydrolase/transferase; the encoded protein is MDGKPNVIVLSADSLSQAYFSDRATRLGETVDGTVFTDAVATASDTNSAMPGLAAGVYSDTVSGWGLPEGDDRPVTLAEQLQAVGYDCGLWTDNFLFGEEYNYTDGFDYGNAGKPTWKKSLVNVIKDYFPDAALRASEAAYFRLFKPAVNAVQSDESFYLSAEELNREATEWLQQRSDGNYFLRIHYMDPHHPYEPPQEYVAEIEAETGFSRSELGNLSRRHIKSGGEDVTEEELAAIRAVYDASCEYLFDEVDAFVRDLVERGAFDPDEDVFVFTADHGEALNPEKHGMMGHVPPAFWEEIVNVPLVVSHPDWSPGHVDEQVSLIDLVPTVLDAAGVDVPETTEGEAAVDPLELRRETALFVSEWRSDEGTAWNAYRGARSESAKLFGARLRAGDRCVATSLTDGTETVDSDVASESDLVLSDEHEPLLAAVRERGGAVSGSGDEVDAGVEDHLRNLGYVD
- a CDS encoding transposase; protein product: MRRSKRSASRTSDRILLVADNYGSHHAKLTQQRADELGIEFVFIPPYSPTLNAIEPLWKDVKREISPEIFADQDHFRAFLTETFLRLSHRLSFATDWIETFLPDVQKLR